Proteins encoded together in one Lathyrus oleraceus cultivar Zhongwan6 chromosome 5, CAAS_Psat_ZW6_1.0, whole genome shotgun sequence window:
- the LOC127087051 gene encoding uncharacterized protein LOC127087051 isoform X2: MFWKLASLSASSPVEAILDKDNFTLEELLDEEEVIQECKALNSRLINFLRDPAQVEQLLRYIIEEPPQDAESKRTFKFPFIACEIFTCEIDVILKTLVDEEELMNLLFSFLEPNRSHSALLAGYFSKVVVCLMIRKTVSLMNYVQAHQNVFRQLVDLIGITSIMEVLVRLVGADDHVYPNFIDVMQWLAESNLLEMIVDKLSPSCPAEVNANAAETLCTITRNASSTLAIKLSSPSFVAKILGYALEDSQSKSSLVNSLSVCISLLDPKRSNVPSPLFHSFRSQHMYEPHIPVNPETIGAMLPKLSDLLILLNVSSDEKVLPTTYGELRPPLGKHRLKIVEFIAVLLKTGNEAAEKEMVNSGTIQRVIDLFFEYPYNNSLHHHVESIALSCLESKTDAIVNHLLRDCDLIGRIIQADKHSVLSSDRNLPTVPATGKQAPRAGNIGHITRIVNKLVHLTHSRSHILTCLQENSEWNEWQATVLQNRNVVENVNRWACGRPTALQDRMRDSDDDDIHDRDYDVAALANNLSQAFRYKLYGNEDNEEERGSHDRDDEDVYFDDDSAQVVISSLRLGDDQGSLFTNSNWFAFQDDRIGDANGGTTSSDMMDEINLNGAANGGNNSDDEVVVGEDEELDESKNAMNDTSSSSTNFFGGLPGSNSGNGGALNFESEKASPSNDMGFFRFEASDKEECFGDRPLPDWVGWGEPSDMQVTGASMNPFVDHDESGSNPSTKPQIGSPNSNSPKTESVSSNGSPNSKDLIDGVGDSTQRSAAVPSLFEEDVEFVGVELEGTEKAMEQALKEGIVGEAGPLKRNMSPKAAEKENSEDGNPGMKEFNDANYWRVDQEVAVLE, translated from the exons ATGTTTTGGAAACTCGCCTCTCTTTCTGCTTCCTCCCCT GTGGAGGCTATATTAGACAAGGATAATTTCACTTTAGAAGAGCTTCTGGATGAAGAGGAAGTAATCCAAGAATGCAAGGCCTTAAACAGTCGTCTTATCAATTT TTTGAGAGATCCAGCTCAGGTGGAGCAATTGCTACGCTACATTATCGAAGAACCACCACAGGATGCTGAAAGTAAACGGACCTTCAA GTTTCCATTCATTGCCTGCGAGATTTTTACATGTGAAATTGATGTCATCTTGAAGACTTTGGTGGATGAAGAAGAG CTGATGAACTTATTATTCTCCTTTTTGGAGCCTAATCGTTCCCACAGTGCCTTGTTGGCTGGCTACTTTAGCAAG GTTGTTGTTTGCCTAATGATTCGAAAGACAGTGTCGCTTATGAATTATGTTCAG GCCCATCAGAATGTTTTTCGCCAATTGGTTGATTTGATTGGAATCACATCCATTATGGAG GTTTTGGTTCGATTAGTAGGCGCCGATGACCATGTGTATCCCAATTTTATTGATGTGATGCAATGGTTGGCCGAGAGCAACCTGCTTGAGATGATTGTTGATAAATTAAGTCCATCT TGTCCCGCTGAAGTTAATGCCAATGCAGCTGAAACATTATGTACAATAACACGAAATGCCTCATCTACTCTAGCAATTAAATTATCAAGCCCAAG TTTTGTTGCAAAAATTTTGGGCTATGCATTGGAAGATTCACAATCAAAGTCTAGCCTTGTGAACTCACTTTCCGTGTGTATTTCTTTGTTGGACCCGAAAAGGTCTAATGTACCGTCTCCTCTTTTTCATTCATTCCGAAGTCAACACATGTATGAGCCACATATTCCTGTAAATCCAGAGACTATTGGTGCAATGCTCCCTAAACTCA GTGACTTGCTAATACTTTTGAATGTGTCATCTGATGAGAAAGTTTTGCCAACAACATATGGAGAATTGAGACCTCCACTTGGGAAGCATAGATTAAAG ATTGTCGAGTTCATTGCAGTCCTCTTAAAAACCGGAAATGAGGCTGCAGAAAAAGAAATGGTCAACTCAGGAACCATTCAACGAGTTATTGATCTTTTTTTCGA GTATCCATATAATAATTCATTACACCACCATGTTGAAAGTATTGCATTATCATGTTTGGAGAGTAAAACTGATGCCATTGTTAATCATCTTCTGCGAGATTGTGATTTAATTGGAAGGATTATCCAAGCAGATAAACATTCTGTTCTCTCTTCCGACAGAAATCTG CCAACTGTACCTGCTACCGGAAAACAGGCACCACGGGCAGGAAACATTGGCCATATTACTCGAATTGTTAACAAACTTGTTCACTTGACACACAGCCGAAGCCACATACTTACATGTCTTCAG GAGAATAGTGAGTGGAATGAATGGCAAGCCACTGTGCTTCAGAACCGTAATGTGGTTGAGAATGTTAATCGTTGGGCTTGTGG ACGCCCGACTGCTTTACAAGATAGGATGAGGGATAGTGATGACGACGACATTCATGACAGGGACTATGATGTTGCAGCTTTAGCTAATAATTTGAGTCAGGCCTTTAGATATAAACTTTATGGGAATGAGGATAATGAAGAG GAACGTGGAAGCCATGATCGAGATGATGAG GATGTCTACTTTGATGACGACTCTGCTCAAGTAGTCATATCGTCTCTAAGACTGGGAGATGATCAAGGGAG TCTGTTTACAAACTCCAACTGGTTTGCATTCCAAGACGACAGAATTGGTGATGCCAATGGAGGCACAACATCATCTGATATGATGGATGAGATAAACTTGAATGGTGCTGCTAATGGTGGTAACAACAGTGATGATGAGGTAGTGGTTGGAGAGGATGAAGAATTGGATGAAAGCAAAAATGCCATGAATGACACATCTAGCTCTAGCACAAACTTCTTTGGTGGATTACCAGGTAGCAATTCCGGGAATGGAGGTGCTTTGAATTTTGAAAGTGAAAAGGCAAGCCCTTCAAATGATATGGGTTTCTTCAGATTTGAGGCATCAGACAAGGAAGAGTGTTTTGGTGACAGGCCTTTGCCTGATTGGGTGGGATGGGGAGAACCTTCAGATATGCAAGTTACCGGTGCAAGCATGAATCCATTTGTGGACCATGATGAGTCTGGTAGCAACCCTTCTACTAAGCCTCAAATAGGTAGCCCTAACTCTAATTCTCCAAAAACAGAATCTGTTTCTTCGAATGGTTCACCAAATAGTAAAGATTTGATTGATGGGGTTGGCGACTCAACTCAAAGATCAGCAGCAGTGCCCTCACTATTTGAGGAGGATGTTGAATTTGTAGGTGTAGAATTAGAAGGTACTGAGAAGGCTATGGAACAGGCTCTGAAAGAGGGGATAGTTGGGGAAGCAGGACCATTGAAAAGAAACATGTCCCCAAAAGCGGCCGAAAAGGAAAATTCAGAAGACGGTAATCCTGGAATGAAGGAATTCAATGACGCCAATTACTGGAGGGTTGATCAAGAGGTTGCTGTTCTGGAGTGA
- the LOC127087051 gene encoding uncharacterized protein LOC127087051 isoform X1, which yields MFWKLASLSASSPVEAILDKDNFTLEELLDEEEVIQECKALNSRLINFLRDPAQVEQLLRYIIEEPPQDAESKRTFKFPFIACEIFTCEIDVILKTLVDEEELMNLLFSFLEPNRSHSALLAGYFSKVVVCLMIRKTVSLMNYVQAHQNVFRQLVDLIGITSIMEVLVRLVGADDHVYPNFIDVMQWLAESNLLEMIVDKLSPSCPAEVNANAAETLCTITRNASSTLAIKLSSPSFVAKILGYALEDSQSKSSLVNSLSVCISLLDPKRSNVPSPLFHSFRSQHMYEPHIPVNPETIGAMLPKLSDLLILLNVSSDEKVLPTTYGELRPPLGKHRLKIVEFIAVLLKTGNEAAEKEMVNSGTIQRVIDLFFEYPYNNSLHHHVESIALSCLESKTDAIVNHLLRDCDLIGRIIQADKHSVLSSDRNLPTVPATGKQAPRAGNIGHITRIVNKLVHLTHSRSHILTCLQENSEWNEWQATVLQNRNVVENVNRWACGRPTALQDRMRDSDDDDIHDRDYDVAALANNLSQAFRYKLYGNEDNEEERGSHDRDDEDVYFDDDSAQVVISSLRLGDDQGSSLFTNSNWFAFQDDRIGDANGGTTSSDMMDEINLNGAANGGNNSDDEVVVGEDEELDESKNAMNDTSSSSTNFFGGLPGSNSGNGGALNFESEKASPSNDMGFFRFEASDKEECFGDRPLPDWVGWGEPSDMQVTGASMNPFVDHDESGSNPSTKPQIGSPNSNSPKTESVSSNGSPNSKDLIDGVGDSTQRSAAVPSLFEEDVEFVGVELEGTEKAMEQALKEGIVGEAGPLKRNMSPKAAEKENSEDGNPGMKEFNDANYWRVDQEVAVLE from the exons ATGTTTTGGAAACTCGCCTCTCTTTCTGCTTCCTCCCCT GTGGAGGCTATATTAGACAAGGATAATTTCACTTTAGAAGAGCTTCTGGATGAAGAGGAAGTAATCCAAGAATGCAAGGCCTTAAACAGTCGTCTTATCAATTT TTTGAGAGATCCAGCTCAGGTGGAGCAATTGCTACGCTACATTATCGAAGAACCACCACAGGATGCTGAAAGTAAACGGACCTTCAA GTTTCCATTCATTGCCTGCGAGATTTTTACATGTGAAATTGATGTCATCTTGAAGACTTTGGTGGATGAAGAAGAG CTGATGAACTTATTATTCTCCTTTTTGGAGCCTAATCGTTCCCACAGTGCCTTGTTGGCTGGCTACTTTAGCAAG GTTGTTGTTTGCCTAATGATTCGAAAGACAGTGTCGCTTATGAATTATGTTCAG GCCCATCAGAATGTTTTTCGCCAATTGGTTGATTTGATTGGAATCACATCCATTATGGAG GTTTTGGTTCGATTAGTAGGCGCCGATGACCATGTGTATCCCAATTTTATTGATGTGATGCAATGGTTGGCCGAGAGCAACCTGCTTGAGATGATTGTTGATAAATTAAGTCCATCT TGTCCCGCTGAAGTTAATGCCAATGCAGCTGAAACATTATGTACAATAACACGAAATGCCTCATCTACTCTAGCAATTAAATTATCAAGCCCAAG TTTTGTTGCAAAAATTTTGGGCTATGCATTGGAAGATTCACAATCAAAGTCTAGCCTTGTGAACTCACTTTCCGTGTGTATTTCTTTGTTGGACCCGAAAAGGTCTAATGTACCGTCTCCTCTTTTTCATTCATTCCGAAGTCAACACATGTATGAGCCACATATTCCTGTAAATCCAGAGACTATTGGTGCAATGCTCCCTAAACTCA GTGACTTGCTAATACTTTTGAATGTGTCATCTGATGAGAAAGTTTTGCCAACAACATATGGAGAATTGAGACCTCCACTTGGGAAGCATAGATTAAAG ATTGTCGAGTTCATTGCAGTCCTCTTAAAAACCGGAAATGAGGCTGCAGAAAAAGAAATGGTCAACTCAGGAACCATTCAACGAGTTATTGATCTTTTTTTCGA GTATCCATATAATAATTCATTACACCACCATGTTGAAAGTATTGCATTATCATGTTTGGAGAGTAAAACTGATGCCATTGTTAATCATCTTCTGCGAGATTGTGATTTAATTGGAAGGATTATCCAAGCAGATAAACATTCTGTTCTCTCTTCCGACAGAAATCTG CCAACTGTACCTGCTACCGGAAAACAGGCACCACGGGCAGGAAACATTGGCCATATTACTCGAATTGTTAACAAACTTGTTCACTTGACACACAGCCGAAGCCACATACTTACATGTCTTCAG GAGAATAGTGAGTGGAATGAATGGCAAGCCACTGTGCTTCAGAACCGTAATGTGGTTGAGAATGTTAATCGTTGGGCTTGTGG ACGCCCGACTGCTTTACAAGATAGGATGAGGGATAGTGATGACGACGACATTCATGACAGGGACTATGATGTTGCAGCTTTAGCTAATAATTTGAGTCAGGCCTTTAGATATAAACTTTATGGGAATGAGGATAATGAAGAG GAACGTGGAAGCCATGATCGAGATGATGAG GATGTCTACTTTGATGACGACTCTGCTCAAGTAGTCATATCGTCTCTAAGACTGGGAGATGATCAAGGGAG TAGTCTGTTTACAAACTCCAACTGGTTTGCATTCCAAGACGACAGAATTGGTGATGCCAATGGAGGCACAACATCATCTGATATGATGGATGAGATAAACTTGAATGGTGCTGCTAATGGTGGTAACAACAGTGATGATGAGGTAGTGGTTGGAGAGGATGAAGAATTGGATGAAAGCAAAAATGCCATGAATGACACATCTAGCTCTAGCACAAACTTCTTTGGTGGATTACCAGGTAGCAATTCCGGGAATGGAGGTGCTTTGAATTTTGAAAGTGAAAAGGCAAGCCCTTCAAATGATATGGGTTTCTTCAGATTTGAGGCATCAGACAAGGAAGAGTGTTTTGGTGACAGGCCTTTGCCTGATTGGGTGGGATGGGGAGAACCTTCAGATATGCAAGTTACCGGTGCAAGCATGAATCCATTTGTGGACCATGATGAGTCTGGTAGCAACCCTTCTACTAAGCCTCAAATAGGTAGCCCTAACTCTAATTCTCCAAAAACAGAATCTGTTTCTTCGAATGGTTCACCAAATAGTAAAGATTTGATTGATGGGGTTGGCGACTCAACTCAAAGATCAGCAGCAGTGCCCTCACTATTTGAGGAGGATGTTGAATTTGTAGGTGTAGAATTAGAAGGTACTGAGAAGGCTATGGAACAGGCTCTGAAAGAGGGGATAGTTGGGGAAGCAGGACCATTGAAAAGAAACATGTCCCCAAAAGCGGCCGAAAAGGAAAATTCAGAAGACGGTAATCCTGGAATGAAGGAATTCAATGACGCCAATTACTGGAGGGTTGATCAAGAGGTTGCTGTTCTGGAGTGA
- the LOC127087052 gene encoding 26S proteasome non-ATPase regulatory subunit 6 homolog: MASSEGEESQQPQLVLADKLFLLKQPDVQDIDKVGFKEDVFTFVKDHDMVPLYETLVADSVLDMDRTLLDSMRAKIDDELKKLDEKIADAEENLGESEVREAHLAKSLFFIRIGDKEKALEHLKITETKTVAVGQKMDLVFYTLQLGFFDMDFDLISKSIDKAKR; this comes from the exons ATGGCATCATCGGAAGGAGAAGAGTCTCAGCAGCCACAACTCGTCCTCGCCGACAAGCTTTTCCTCCTCAAACAACCCGATGTTCAAGACATTGACAAAGTTGGATTCAAGGAGGATGTCTTCACATTCGTCAAGGATCATG ATATGGTCCCTTTATACGAAACCCTAGTCGCCGATTCTGTTTTGGATATGGATCGTACCCTTTTGGACTCTATGCGTGCTAAAATTGACGATGAGCTTAAGAAGCTTGACGAAAA GATTGCTGATGCTGAGGAAAACTTAGGTGAGAGTGAAGTCCGCGAGGCTCACTTGGCAAAATCCTTGTTTTTCATCCGGATTGGGGATAAG GAGAAAGCCCTGGAACATCTCAAGATAACAGAAACCAAGACTGTTGCAGTGGGGCAGAAGATGGACTTGGTGTTTTATACGCTGCAGCTTGGTTTCTTTGACATGGATTTTGATCTAATTTCCAAAAGTATTGACAAAGCTAAAAGGTAA
- the LOC127087053 gene encoding acyl-CoA-binding domain-containing protein 1 — translation MITSSITHLVNVMQEDFEEHAAKVKTLKESPSNENLLILYGLYKQATLGPVTTARPGIFSQKDRAKWDAWKAVEGKSKDEAMSDYITKVKQLLEEAGLSA, via the exons ATGATTACTTCAAGCATTACACACTTGGTTAATGTGATGCAGGAGGATTTTGAGGAGCATGCTGCGAAAGTCAAGACTCTAAAAGAGAGTCCATCAAATGAAAACTTGCTTATCCTTTATGGATTGTACAAGCAAGCCACTCTTGGACCTGTTACCACCG CTCGTCCTGGGATTTTCAGCCAGAAAGACAGAGCTAAATGGGATGCATGGAAGGCTGTTGAAG GAAAATCCAAGGATGAAGCAATGAGTGATTACATCACTAAGGTGAAACAGCTGCTCGAAGAAGCTGGTCTTTCTGCTTAA